Below is a genomic region from Lemur catta isolate mLemCat1 chromosome 15, mLemCat1.pri, whole genome shotgun sequence.
GAGCTGGGTGGTGCTGCTTCTGGTCTGACTGTGTCCTTGTCCCTGACCCCCTGGCCCAcctgcccgccccctccccacgcAGATATCCGCGACTCTGGGAAGAAGCCTGTGATGCTGTTTCTACATGGCGGCTCTTACATGGAGGGCACCGGGAACATGTTTGATGGTTCAGTCCTGGCCGCCTATGGCAACGTCATCGTAGCCACACTCAACTACCGTCTTGGGGTGCTCGGTGAGGGGGACAGCCAACTTTGGGGGGTGGAGTCTGGGAGGTGGGCCTGGTGGGCAGGGTTCCTCCAAACCCAGTAGAATGGCTTCAGGGCTGGACTGAGCTGCCCAGAAAGGTGACAAGGGCGCTGTGACACCTTCAGGGAGCCCCTTCCTTCTTCTGCCCCCAGGTTTTCTCAGCACCGGAGACCAGGCTGCAAAAGGCAACTATGGGCTCCTGGACCAAATTCAGGCCCTGCGCTGGCTCAGTGAGAACATTGCTCACTTTGGGGGTGACCCTGAGCGCATCACCATCTTCGGGTCTGGGGCAGGGGCCTCCTGTGTCAACCTTCTGATCCTCTCCCACCATTCAGAAGGTACCAGCAGCAACCCCTGCCTGCCCCATCCTTCCGCCTTCCCACAGCCCTGACCCTGCCAGCTCCCCCTTCTCCTTCTGGCTGATACGGCCTGGCCTGAGGTCTGCCTTTCCCACCAGGGCTGTTCCAGAAGGCCATTGCCCAGAGTGGCACCGCCATTTCAAGCTGGTCTGTCAACTACCAGCCGCTCAAGTACACGCGGCTGCTGGCAGCCAAGGTGGGCTGTGACCGGGAGGACAGTGCCGAAGCTGTGGAGTGTCTGCGCCGGAAGCCTTCCCGGGAGCTGGTGGACCAGGATGTGCAGCCCGCCCGgtatgggggtgggaggggacgggGTCCAGGCCTTCACTCTCCTTGCTGGTTCCAAGGAGGTTGAGGTGAGAGGTGCCTGAGGGTGTTCCATCTGGCAAGGAGAGGGGGGCTTCAGGCCCCTCTAGTGGCCTCCTCTTGGAAGCCTTCCCTCACTGGAGGTGCTTGAACAGAACAAGTAAGCACAGGGTGCCATGAAGTGCTTCAGGAAAACTTCTGGAGGGGCCACGTGCCCTGAAAGACTCAGGGGAGGTTTTCTAGTAGGGGAGAAgggcttccaggcagagggaagcacCTGCATGTGAGCTTAGCTGGCCGTGGGCTGAGAGGAGGCCAGTGAGCAGGTGATGAGACCCTGATCCCTTCTCCCCAGCTACCACATCGCCTTCGGGCCCGTGGTGGATGGCGACGTAGTCCCTGATGACCCTGAGATCCTCATGCAGCAAGGAGAATTCCTCAACTATGACATGCTCATTGGCGTCAACCAGGGAGAGGGCCTCAAGTTCGTGGAAGACTCTGCAGAGAGTGAGGACGGCGTGTCCGCCAGCGCGTTCGACTTCACCGTCTCCAACTTTGTGGACAACCTGTATGGCTACCCGGAGGGCAAGGATGTGCTGCGGGAGACCATCAAGTTTATGTACACGGACTGGGCCGACCGGGACAACGGCGAGATGCGGCGTAAAACCCTGCTGGCGCTCTTTACTGACCACCAGTGGGTGGCACCAGCTGTGGCCACCGCCAAGCTGCACGCCGACTATCAGTCCCCTGTCTACTTTTACACCTTCTACCACCACTGCCAGGCTGAGGGCCGGCCTGAGTGGGCAGATGCGGCGCACGGCGATGAGCTGCCCTATGTCTTTGGTGTGCCCATGGTGGGTGCTACCGACCTCTTCCCCTGCAACTTCTCCAAGAATGACGTCATGCTCAGTGCCGTAGTCATGACCTACTGGACCAACTTCGCCAAGACTGGGTGAGGGTcagaggggctgggtggggctgggtagGGCTGGGGCACCCTCCCTCCTTCATGCGGCCATCATTCCTATATTAAGACACTCACTCTGGCTCATATGCCTGCTGAACACCttctctgtaccaggcactgagaTGAGTGTTGGAGAGTCAGCAGCGTTAGACAGAGAGTCCCTGTCCTTCCTGGGGGTGGGCTCACTTAGTGGCTTTGGTTTCGTGtctgcctctccttcctccctcccttgccttcccactcctcccacccccacccagtgcTCTGCTCCTCTGTCTGACTATTCGGGTGTGTGTGTTTCAGTGTGTGTAAGAGtttgtgtctgtctttttctttatttgtctcTGTCTGTCTTGAAACCCATTGGtatctctcccctcctctctgctctctgacCTGTTTGCTTTTCGCCACGTCCGGCTGTGGGCTGGTTTCACCGTGGCTATCTCTCCGTCTCTGACTCTCAtgtgtctttgtctctctgttcCTGTCTCTGTCTCACTCAGTCGCAGCTTCTGACTCTCCCTGGCTATCTCTttgtctgtctctgcctctctgtcttcATTTCTGGCTGTCTCTGGCAGTCTGTGTCCAACCCTGTTTGTCTCGCCGTTCCTGTCCCTGGCagattctctgtctcttcttacCTGTCTCTGCCTCCATGACTTTTTCTCCGGCTTTCTTGCTGTCTCCCCATCTCTCCACAgcttgtctgtctccctccccactgcTACCCACCCTCCTTCAGAGCCTTGCCCTCactcctttccctgccctcctgTGCCCACAGCGACCCTAACCAGCCAGTGCCGCAGGATACCAAGTTCATCCACACCAAGCCCAACCGCTTTGAGGAGGTGGTGTGGAGCAAGTTCAACAGCAAGGAGAAGCAGTACCTGCACATTGGCTTGAAGCCACGCGTGCGTGACAACTACCGTGCCAACAAGGTGGCCTTCTGGCTGGAGCTCGTGCCCCACCTGCACAACCTGCACACAGAGCTCTTCACCACCACCACGCGCCTGCCTCCCTATGCCACACGCTGGCCACCTCGCCCACCCCCCGGCGCCCCGGGCACACGCCGGCCCCCACCGCCCGCCACTCTGCCGCCTGAGCCCGAGCCTGAGCCAGGCCCAAGGGCCTATGACCGCTTTCCTGGGGACTCAAGGGACTACTCCACGGAGCTTAGCGTCACTGTGGCCGTGGGcgcctccctcctcttcctcaacaTCCTGGCCTTTGCTGCCCTGTACTACAAGCGGGACCGGCGGCAGGAGCTGCGATGCAGGCGGCTTAGCCCACCTGGTGGCTCAGGCTCAGGTGTACCTGGTGGGGGCCCCCTGCTCCCCACCGCTGGCCGAGAGCTGCCACCAGAGGAGGAGCTGGTGTCACTGCAGCTGAAGCGGGGTGGTGGCGTCGGAGCGGACCCTGCTGAGGCCCTGCGCCCTGCCTGCCCACCCGACTACACCCTGGCCCTGCGCCGGGCACCGGATGATGTGCCTCTCTTGGCCCCCGGGGCCCTGACCCTGCTGCCCAGTGGCCTGgggcccccgccgccccccaccgcccccctccctccatccctttgGGCCCTTCCCCCCGCCTCCCCCCACTGCTACCAGCCACAACAACAcgctacccccacccccactccactaCTCGGGTATAGGGGGCGGCTCGGGGaggccctcctccccagccctccctggcccGGCCACTctgaaggcagggaggaggactTGGCAACAGGCTTTTGTCCTGTGGAGTCGTTACACGTCATCGAGCAGCATCAAGGTGGACATGGGATTCCTCACTGGGATGTGTGTTTTTCCCATGCAGAGAGGCTCATTCTCTTCTCTGGACCTGGGCCTTTGAACAACTGGAGGGTGTTTTTTCCCCTCCAATGGGACACCAGTCTTCGGTGTGTGGAAATGTGGAAGTATTTTCCCACGTGGAGGTGTGCTTTCTCACGAGGGGGTGTGTTTTCCCATGTGCagggtgaggttttttttttttgccgccCTGGACACATGTTGGCCCCCTCAAAGAATTTCTGCGGGGATTTGTACCCCAGAATCCTGTTCCCTCATgccttctcccccctcctccctcctccctccccctggaGACCCTGGAAGTGGTGTGTTCACATACAGTGACCCTTGGCTACCAGATGACACAGGGTGGTACCTGGGAAGCAGCAAGGAAATCACAGCCCCccttgcccctgccctgccccctgccccagcaaAGCATGTCTTTCCCCCGTGGCACAAGTCAGATGAAGCACGTTCTCCCGGGAAGGCCCTCACCTTCCACAGGGGACAGACACAGATTTCCTgccagggggaagggaggagatcCGTGCATCCTGGTGCTGCCTGGAAACTTGTTTTCCCATGGTCCAGGACACATTTCTCCGAGTGGAAACATGTTCTTGCATGTGGATGTGTGTTTTCCCAGGCAGAGggtccctctccccagcactccCCTGCGTCTCCCAGGCCTCAGGCCCAGCACTCAATTCCTCCTCACACAGCAGGTGGGAGCAGCCTCCCGGACAGACAGACGGATGGGAGATTGACAGAGCTGAGGGCACGTACAAACCCTGAGAGAGGactcagccctccctgccccagagaTGCTGAGCTAGGGGGCGGGGCCATGCATGTTTGACCAAAGCCCTCCTCAGGATCTGAGGACAGTCTTTCCCTCAGTCCTGAGATCATTGCTCATCTGTGCCAAACTGGGTAGGTGGGATTGAGGGGGAAAGACCCCCAAAATGTGCCAAGGATTCCCCAGTCCCAAGCCCGAGCAGGAGAaatggtggggaggaggagcagcagcaaaGGGGGCTCCTGCCTGTGTCTCTTCTCTCCTCACCAGGTCATGTCCCCTCTCTGTCTCAGTTCCCCATTCTCCTCCATCGCTGTCCCTCTTTGAAGCTGTCCACATCTCAGTGTCAGACCAGCCTTCTCCCCTCAGCTGACCCCTCCCAATTTTGACCTGTCTCCCCTTGGCTGAAGGGATGGGAAGGAGCagtggaggctggaggggaggcagCGGGAGAAAGGTCTCGCCAGACAGGCTGGGGAGAATGAGGTCAGCTGTGCCGAGGAACAgatggaggggacaggaggggatgGGGCTTGGGCACACACCAGCAGGAGGAATTGAAAGGAAAAGTGTGAGGTGACTGCCCAGAGGTCCCTGGGTGTGAgcctctggggaaaagaatgatGTCAGGAAGGGTTTTAAGGGACGCCAGTGGAGGAGGGATGAATTCTCTGCTGGCACGTTGTGGGACATTAGTGCCAAACTTGAGTAGGGGTGGGGTGCTGTCTTCCACTGACACCCAAATCCAAAATCCCTGGTCTTGAGTCCCTAGAAACTTTGCCTCTTGACTGTcccttctcctcctacctccaTCCAtggaaattttgttcttttctgacCCTTTCCCCTGCCTGGTCTAGCTCCTGTCCAAACAGCCATGCCCTCCAAATGCTAGAGACCTGGGCCCTGAACCCTGTAGACAGATGCCCCCAGAATTGGGGCatgggaggggggctgggggaCCCCATGATTCAGCCACGGACTCCAatgcccagcccctctccccagaaCAATCCCCTGACAGTCCATATCCTTATCCCAACCCTTTGCGGCTCTGTACACATTTTTAAACCTGGCAAAAGATGAAGAGAATATtgtaaatataaaagtttaaCTGTTGGTTATTCCTGCTATGTTGGGGGGCATGTGGTTCTGAAGAAACAAGCCTTGGGGAAGTGACTGgatgaaggaggagggggagtggGTGCTGGGGTAAGGTTGCCATGGTAATGGGGCTGTGTGGAGAGTTAAGATCAGGACTCATGTCTGCAGAGGTTGGAGGCTGGTGTAGTTCCagaaggaggggcaggggctgatGGGGCCAGATGTCAAACAGGCCAGCGGGCCAGTGCGCTGGTCCAGACAGCTGGCTATAGGAGAGGCATGCAAGGTGAAGGGTTTTGCCTCTGCTGAGGCCTGGGCTCAGACTAGAGGGTCAGCCACAGGCCCAGGACTCTGAATAGCCCCTTAGCACATTGTGAGGGAGAGCCCCAGTGCCATTGTGACCTGCCTACACACTCTGGGACAGGCAGGCGGGCTGGTGGCCACTGTGGGCacagtggggtgggggcctgAGGGCCCCGGTGGCCCTAGGGACCCCATGGCCATGGCTGAGCGGCCTCGGCCTGGGTGGGCCTCATATCACAACCCCAACACCAACAATTGCCAGGACCTGGGCAATTCCATCCTGTTGCTGCTGGGCCTCATCATCTGCATTAACAttggcatcaatatggtgaccctggtcagggtggggctgggcgggAGGGTGCTGGTGGGATGGCTGGGGGCATGCCTGGTGGCCAGGGTCTGCCTGGGGTCACTGTGTCCTCCCCCACCTAGCTCTGGAGCCGACTCCGTGGCGTCTTACACAAAGTGTTCCATCGTATCATTTGTGAGAAAGgtaggcctggggctgggggcagtaGGTGCCAGGGATGAGGGTTGGGGCATAGGAGGGACAGAAACTAGGCATTCTAGCCCCAGCCCTAAGCTGGCCCTTCCcttcctgctctcccctcccagaCACCACAGCTGTGCGGCTTCTCTCCCCGAGCCCTGCCTCTCCACCCCTGTAGGAGCCTCCCACTAGCCTTTCCCTTCTCCCCGATACACAGAAGCTCCTAGGTCAGGCTCAGCTGGGAAGCAGATCCAGCCCTCGAAGAAGCAGAGCTCCCCTGCAGTCCATCTTCGATGCACCATGGACCCTGTGAAAATGACCGTGACCCCCCCTCCCACTCACCGCCATCGCCATCGAGGCTCTCTGACACGCCGTGCCCACCGCCCAGTCGCTTGGGCCCCTGACACTGATGATGAGAAGACCCAACATCAGTACCCAGCAATCTACTCCTACCACTGGGTTAGCCCCGAGGACTGGGAAAGCTTCCAGCCCACTGTTCCCTGGACTCAGGACACTCCAGAGGTGTCTCCCCAGACCATCCGCTTCCAGCCGATGGCAGAAGAAAGGCCCCTGAAAACAGAGATCAGGTCAGAGCTGGGTCTAGAGGCCTATGTGTACCCTGTGAACCCCTCACCTCCCAACCCTGAGGCCACCTGCCACAAGAACAGCGGggcagtggcagaggtggaggctCAGTGCCAACCTTCCCCCCTACCTGTCCTGGGCCCAGCAATCGTCCCCGAATTCCCCCAGCGCCGCTCTTCAGGCCGAATAGTGTATGATGCCCGGGACGTGAGGCGGCGACTTCGGGAACTGACTCAGGAGGTGGAAGCCCTGTCCCACTGTTACCCACTGGCCTCCGGATCTAGCACTGttgaggggacagggaaggagtgGGTGTACCGTTCTCTGAATGGGAGGtgactaggaaaaaataaaaaggagagaggaggtggtTTGTTGTGGTGTAGGGGGTGCCGGGGCCTGTGCAACACCCGGAAGCCCTGCTTGCAGAGGGAAGGGTCTCCTTGGCAACAGGGCCCTGAGAGCTCTGAGGACCCTTGTCAACCTCTTGCCCCCATAGGCCCTGTCCTCagccctttccctttccctttccccttcccctcctacTTGGTTCCAAGGCTCACACCTGCCCCTACCCTGTTTTCCTTAGTGCCCAGAGAAGCCCCCCAAACCCAGCCCAGATCCCTGGGCGGTCCTGAGTTAAAGtgacctccacccccagcctagCTCCTCAGAGAGCTGATCCCTGCCAGAGCCCACGTTTAGGCCGTAGCCACAGGTGAGGTGTGGTTCCCACTTAAGCCTTGGTTTCTTTGGGGAGGGATGGATGAAACTAAGGGTATCCAGCTCTCACTCTTCCACAGTCAGAACCTGAAGCTCCTGTACCCTTGGGCAGGCTTGGAGCAGAAGACAAAGTACTGGGGACACTCTCAAGGTCTGCCTCCCCATCATATCACAGCCCTCTGTGATATCCTCTGATTAGTCCACCACGTCACAAATGAAGAGACGGAGGTTCAGGGAGGacaagtgacttgctcagggttAGAAAGTCAGGCCCTGCCCTACTCCTAGACCACTGGGatcacatgcatgtacacacacacacacacacacacacacacacatgcacacacacgcacaactTGGGAAGAGCCACAGGAGTGAGCCCAGACTGAAGTGAGTGTGAGTGAGCCGAACCTCACCTTCTGTACTACACGGATACCTGGAATGTAAACAGACAGACCTTTTGCAAGTTGCCCTACTTCTCCATTCATTTACACTCAACTAATGTTATTGTTCATTTTAAACTAATTATATTCAGTGGGTATAcactgagcatctattatgtgttTGGAGGCCTGAGGGGAAATGCTCACTGGCCTTCCCTCTATTTCTGCTGAGTCGTTCACTGTGTAAACAGATGGCTTGCCATCCCCAGGCCACCATTTCCACAGACCCCAGTGATGAACCTGGTTTACATTAAAGACTCCTTTTGTCATAGCAACAATGGCATATATTTTGTGCTTTGTTAATTtcacatggtttttattttattttattttattttgagacagagtctcactttgttgcccaggctagagtgagtgccgtggcttcagcctagctcacagcaacctcacactcctgggcttaagtgatcctactgcctcagcctcccgagtagctgggactacaggcatgcgtcaccatgtccggctaatttttttctatatatatttttagttggccagataatttctttctattttttagtagagatggggtctcgctcaggctggtcttgaactcctgacctcgagtgatccacccgcctcggcctcccagagggctaggattacaggtgtgagccaccgcacccggcctcatgtggttttttttaaaggtttttcttAAGCTAATACTTTTTCAACTTGGAGTCAGAGTGCATCAAGGGTCAAGGCATTTGGTCAGGCAGGAGAGAAGCCATGGTTGGGCTTGGTTGCTGCAGGGGCAACTTCATCAAAGAAGAAGTGAGTCTGCCTCTGAAGGGAAGGGGCCAGTGGGCTCAGGGACCACCAACACCTAGGGCTACAGGAAGAGTTGGGCAGGGATGGGTGCTAGAGGGATTATGACAGGGAAATGGGCAGGATAGGGAGGGATTGTTATAGCAGAGTAACACCTGAGGGGACTCTGTCACCCATCCATCCACATTATCCTAGCTGCTGGCCCCAGAGCTATAATGTCTCCATAAAGTCTCCAAAGAACAATGGAATGGAGGAAATCCTTTATGTATGACTCAACCCCTGTGAAGACTGTCTCATGACTGCAGCTACCACATTTTCAGGTCAGAAATCAGATGTGGGGCTAAGTAAGCCTCATGGAGACACAGGAACAGACTGGAGTATCTGGGGACTGGGCTCCATCAAGCGGGAGCCAAGGGCAGAGCCAGCCGTGTAAAAGGCCAGCAGGGTGGATAGAAGAGTTTCTACCTCTGCATTGTGATGCTCCCTAACCTGCCCCATTATGACCTGGCTCCCTCACCAGCCAGTAGGTATCTCCAGGTACTGGCATGAGTGCAGTGTGGGTCGGGGCCAGGAGGGTGGGGGGGGCGTGGCCCAGGTGGCCCTAGGACCCCCCCACCATGGAAAACCAGCTATGGCATAACACCGTGGGGTGCTGCAATCAATACCAAGAAAGCCCCCAGGATGCCGAGGACATCTTATTCCTGCTGCTGGGCCTCATCATTCTTGTCAACATTGGCATCAACATGGCAACTGTGGTCAGTGATGGTTGTGGACCACCCCCAGGGGTGGTGAAGAGGGCTAAGGGTGGGAGCCAGCTGCAGTCTGCACCTCCACCTGCACGTGCAGTGCTGTTGGGGTGCAGATCCTGGTCTTCACTCCCATTCCACCTGCCCCTAGATGTGGCATGGGCTGCAGAACATCCTAGACAAGATGATCGATTGCACAAATCAGAAGAGTAAGTATGGAGAGGAAggggacccccacccccacctcacagCCCTAGAAACCCAGGCCCAGTATTCCCAACCCTGACGTCTTCTGACGATTGCCCCGACCTCCTGGACTCTTGCCTTCCCCAGGTGAAGTTCAGCCTAGTGAAAGTCCCTCCAAAGGCCTCCCAGCCAAGGTCCAGGACGTCCAGATCCACTGCATCCTGGACCCTGTACAGGTGAAGATGACCCGACCCACACACTACTCCTCTTCCTCGTGCCATGGTCTTGGTAACCACCGCAGCAGCCGCCACAGCAGCCGCAGCCGCCGCCAGCGCCAGCGTTGCTACAGCCACCAGCAGAGGCCACAGAACCACAGAGGACTCTCCCATGGCCGCTCATTCTTCCGTAATCAACATGGCCGCTCAATTTTCCATAACCATCACAGCTGCAAGATGTCACAGCTAAGGCAAAAGTCCTTCTTTGATCGGGAGGACCCAGACTcctacctggaggaggaggatgacCTGGCCTTTCCATACTCCAAATACCCAcgggggggctggggtgggctctATCCACGAATGGGCCTGCACTCCAATGTGAGGCTGTGGGGCCGCCAGGGTGGAATCCTGGCcagcctgcccccaccctccctctaCCTGTCACCTGAGCTGCGCCGCATGCCCAAGCGCGTGGAGGCCAAGTCTGAGCTGAGGCTGCAGTCCTATGGGCCCCCATCACAATCCCGAATTTGGGAGAATGTGGAGGCTGAGCAGTGTGCCTCATCTCCACCACCTCTCCGCCGGCTTCCCCCTAACCCTTCCTGGGTTCCTGGGGGGCACACCCCTTACCCCTCAGCGGGC
It encodes:
- the SPEM1 gene encoding spermatid maturation protein 1, whose translation is MAMAERPRPGWASYHNPNTNNCQDLGNSILLLLGLIICINIGINMVTLLWSRLRGVLHKVFHRIICEKEAPRSGSAGKQIQPSKKQSSPAVHLRCTMDPVKMTVTPPPTHRHRHRGSLTRRAHRPVAWAPDTDDEKTQHQYPAIYSYHWVSPEDWESFQPTVPWTQDTPEVSPQTIRFQPMAEERPLKTEIRSELGLEAYVYPVNPSPPNPEATCHKNSGAVAEVEAQCQPSPLPVLGPAIVPEFPQRRSSGRIVYDARDVRRRLRELTQEVEALSHCYPLASGSSTVEGTGKEWVYRSLNGR
- the NLGN2 gene encoding LOW QUALITY PROTEIN: neuroligin-2 (The sequence of the model RefSeq protein was modified relative to this genomic sequence to represent the inferred CDS: deleted 2 bases in 2 codons); protein product: MWLLALCLVGLAGAQRGGGGPGGGAPGGPGLGLGSLGEERFPVVNTAYGRVRGVRRELNNEILGPVVQFLGVPYATPPLGARRFQPPEAPASWPGVRNATTLPPACPQNLHGALPAIMLPVWFTDNLEAAATYVQNQSEDCLYLNLYVPTEDGPLTKKRDEATLNPPDTDIRDSGKKPVMLFLHGGSYMEGTGNMFDGSVLAAYGNVIVATLNYRLGVLGFLSTGDQAAKGNYGLLDQIQALRWLSENIAHFGGDPERITIFGSGAGASCVNLLILSHHSEGLFQKAIAQSGTAISSWSVNYQPLKYTRLLAAKVGCDREDSAEAVECLRRKPSRELVDQDVQPARYHIAFGPVVDGDVVPDDPEILMQQGEFLNYDMLIGVNQGEGLKFVEDSAESEDGVSASAFDFTVSNFVDNLYGYPEGKDVLRETIKFMYTDWADRDNGEMRRKTLLALFTDHQWVAPAVATAKLHADYQSPVYFYTFYHHCQAEGRPEWADAAHGDELPYVFGVPMVGATDLFPCNFSKNDVMLSAVVMTYWTNFAKTGDPNQPVPQDTKFIHTKPNRFEEVVWSKFNSKEKQYLHIGLKPRVRDNYRANKVAFWLELVPHLHNLHTELFTTTTRLPPYATRWPPRPPPGAPGTRRPPPPATLPPEPEPEPGPRAYDRFPGDSRDYSTELSVTVAVGASLLFLNILAFAALYYKRDRRQELRCRRLSPPGGSGSGVPGGGPLLPTAGRELPPEEELVSLQLKRGGGVGADPAEALRPACPPDYTLALRRAPDDVPLLAPGALTLLPSGLGPPPPPPPPSLHPFGPFPPPPPTATSHNNTLPHPHSTTRV
- the SPEM2 gene encoding uncharacterized protein SPEM2; translation: MENQLWHNTVGCCNQYQESPQDAEDILFLLLGLIILVNIGINMATVMWHGLQNILDKMIDCTNQKSEVQPSESPSKGLPAKVQDVQIHCILDPVQVKMTRPTHYSSSSCHGLGNHRSSRHSSRSRRQRQRCYSHQQRPQNHRGLSHGRSFFRNQHGRSIFHNHHSCKMSQLRQKSFFDREDPDSYLEEEDDLAFPYSKYPRGGWGGLYPRMGLHSNVRLWGRQGGILASLPPPSLYLSPELRRMPKRVEAKSELRLQSYGPPSQSRIWENVEAEQCASSPPPLRRLPPNPSWVPGGHTPYPSAGLILYDSWDQRRRGVESSEPPPALVSRNSRPEAQGYREHCSPQSRRRSLPGHAHNQSNRSPHPSMGHLGYSPRDAHEVRRRVADWSEIPPARHPLTTSASITVLGENSHQRAPAASSALLPRSSQPLPEVQAADSAPPPTTFIPLSRNPGGNINYQVYDSLELKRQVQEGRIRANSLPLPSTSASRPSLHRSRAGKLN